Proteins encoded in a region of the Flammeovirga yaeyamensis genome:
- the cobA gene encoding uroporphyrinogen-III C-methyltransferase has protein sequence MTPTFYLIGAGPGDAELLTLKAVRVLKESKVVLYDALVSEDVLSFIPEGVEKVYVGKRAGAHYLKQEETNQLIVDMALKYGSVTRLKGGDSFVFGRGQEEIEFAKTFGIECHVVPGISSSLAGPTLAGIPVTKRGINESFWVVTATTCSGGMSKDLTHAANSTATVVILMGVGKLELISQLFSMYRNEDEPIALVQDISLPTQKVVIGSLKNIVEKANEYDVRPPAIIVIGEVVKLGKESSIIQAAAQQLA, from the coding sequence ATGACACCTACTTTTTACTTAATTGGAGCAGGCCCTGGAGATGCCGAATTACTAACATTAAAAGCAGTTAGAGTTTTAAAGGAAAGCAAAGTCGTATTATACGATGCATTGGTTTCTGAAGATGTACTTTCATTTATTCCAGAAGGAGTAGAAAAAGTCTACGTAGGAAAAAGAGCAGGAGCGCACTACTTAAAACAAGAAGAAACAAATCAACTTATTGTTGATATGGCATTGAAATACGGTTCCGTAACAAGATTAAAAGGTGGAGATTCTTTTGTCTTCGGTAGAGGACAAGAGGAAATTGAGTTTGCCAAAACATTTGGTATCGAATGTCATGTTGTTCCAGGAATATCATCTTCATTAGCAGGTCCTACATTGGCAGGAATTCCTGTGACTAAAAGAGGTATCAACGAAAGCTTTTGGGTAGTGACGGCTACGACATGTTCTGGTGGGATGTCAAAAGACCTTACCCATGCAGCAAATTCAACTGCTACAGTAGTCATTCTAATGGGTGTAGGTAAACTAGAATTGATTTCTCAACTATTTAGTATGTATAGGAATGAAGATGAACCTATTGCATTGGTTCAAGATATTTCCTTACCCACTCAAAAAGTAGTGATTGGTTCACTCAAAAATATTGTAGAAAAAGCAAATGAATACGATGTGAGGCCGCCAGCAATTATTGTAATAGGCGAGGTTGTTAAGCTTGGAAAAGAATCTTCTATTATACAAGCTGCAGCTCAACAATTAGCATAA
- a CDS encoding RNA polymerase sigma factor has product MDSIYIKKVLEGDTQSFQFLVGKYKEEGFSVAFSIVKNQYQAEEILQESFIKAFEKLDQFKGKSSFKTWFFRIIINESLQKTRKDLPESPLEYAEDKEQDVNSILENINLEEQRVIISEVFETLTPNESLALDLYHLKEYSIKEIEDVTDWKASKIKMLLSRGRKNFYGKLLSVFKIDKKSIL; this is encoded by the coding sequence ATGGATAGCATCTATATAAAAAAGGTGCTGGAAGGCGATACACAATCTTTTCAATTTTTAGTAGGTAAGTACAAGGAAGAAGGATTCTCTGTGGCTTTTTCGATTGTTAAAAATCAATATCAAGCAGAAGAGATTTTACAGGAATCGTTCATAAAAGCTTTTGAAAAGCTTGATCAGTTTAAGGGAAAGTCCTCATTCAAAACTTGGTTTTTTAGGATTATCATCAATGAGTCTCTTCAAAAAACAAGAAAAGATCTTCCTGAAAGTCCGCTTGAATATGCTGAAGATAAAGAACAAGATGTCAACTCTATTTTAGAAAACATCAATCTAGAAGAACAAAGAGTGATTATTTCTGAGGTTTTTGAAACCCTCACTCCTAACGAATCTTTAGCACTCGACCTCTATCATTTGAAAGAATATAGTATTAAGGAAATAGAAGATGTAACTGATTGGAAAGCCTCTAAAATAAAAATGCTTTTATCAAGAGGTCGGAAAAACTTTTACGGAAAACTCCTTTCAGTATTTAAAATTGACAAAAAATCCATCTTATGA
- a CDS encoding YMGG-like glycine zipper-containing protein has translation MKNLLSTAALFLFSSFITIYAQSNYNIDESQSNTATAAPAAEAKTPTTSVSKGLGLYIFPSNSQDQATMDADEMACYKWAIDQTGYDPLNPTVVQAKKADTSADGSAVRGAAGGAAAGAAIGAIAGDAGKGAAIGAVAGGLRGRRAKAYGDAVEQKQNNEAAAAQNQKMKDDFVKAFSACMEGKGYTVK, from the coding sequence ATGAAAAATTTATTATCAACTGCCGCTTTATTTTTGTTCTCATCTTTCATCACAATCTATGCACAATCAAATTATAATATTGACGAATCACAATCTAATACTGCAACTGCAGCACCAGCTGCCGAAGCAAAAACACCGACAACTTCGGTAAGTAAAGGATTGGGTTTATATATCTTCCCATCAAACAGTCAAGATCAAGCAACAATGGATGCGGATGAGATGGCTTGTTATAAATGGGCAATCGATCAAACTGGATACGATCCTTTAAATCCAACTGTAGTTCAAGCGAAGAAAGCAGACACTTCTGCGGATGGTTCTGCAGTTAGAGGTGCTGCAGGTGGAGCAGCTGCAGGTGCCGCTATCGGTGCAATTGCTGGCGATGCTGGTAAAGGTGCTGCAATTGGTGCGGTCGCAGGTGGTTTAAGAGGTAGAAGAGCAAAAGCTTATGGTGATGCTGTTGAACAAAAGCAAAACAACGAAGCTGCAGCTGCACAAAATCAAAAAATGAAAGATGATTTTGTAAAAGCGTTCTCTGCTTGTATGGAAGGTAAAGGATACACTGTGAAGTAA
- the nadB gene encoding L-aspartate oxidase, with protein MTKVDFLVVGSGIAGLSYALKLCEYYQDKEYHPQICLITKDEPFESNTRYAQGGIAAVIDARDSYEKHIQDTLIAGSHINNEEVVKLVVENGPERIRELINWGTQFDKSDNGEYNLAKEGGHSDHRILHFKDVTGQEIQRALLNAIKQYDNVKILQDYFAVDLITQHHLGEDVTRYRKDTQCYGVYALNKITGEVETILSKVTLLATGGIGQVYKTTTNPSVATGDGIAMTYRAKGHVQQMEFVQFHPTALYQRGHEGNAFLITEAMRGSGAILRNSKGEDFVKRYDDRGSLAPRDIVARAIDSEMKKEGKEHVWLDASVIDEAELKSHFPSIYSHCQKLGIDITKEYIPVAPASHYLCGGIVVNTKAETSINNLLACGECTCTGLHGANRLASNSLLEAAVYAHEAFVTATQLVELTQWMEQIPDWNKDGTTVPEEMVLINQSRSDLQRVMSNYVGIVRSNERLRRAFKRTALIYEETEELYKRTEISQPLCELRNMITICYLVISGAKERHQNIGLHYSIDFE; from the coding sequence ATGACAAAAGTAGATTTTCTAGTAGTTGGTTCTGGTATTGCAGGTCTGAGTTACGCATTAAAACTATGTGAATACTATCAGGACAAGGAATACCACCCACAAATTTGCTTAATTACAAAGGATGAACCCTTTGAAAGTAACACAAGATATGCTCAAGGAGGAATTGCGGCGGTCATTGACGCAAGAGACTCTTATGAAAAACACATCCAAGACACCCTTATTGCTGGATCGCATATTAACAATGAAGAAGTTGTAAAACTCGTTGTTGAAAATGGCCCCGAACGTATTCGAGAATTGATCAATTGGGGAACTCAGTTTGATAAATCTGATAATGGAGAATATAACCTTGCTAAGGAAGGTGGACACAGTGACCACCGTATACTTCATTTCAAAGATGTTACTGGGCAAGAAATTCAGCGAGCACTTCTTAATGCCATCAAACAATATGATAATGTAAAAATCCTTCAAGATTACTTTGCTGTCGATTTAATAACACAGCACCACCTTGGGGAAGATGTTACACGTTATCGTAAGGACACTCAATGTTATGGTGTTTATGCTTTAAATAAAATTACTGGCGAAGTAGAAACTATCCTTTCCAAAGTAACTTTATTAGCTACTGGAGGTATTGGTCAGGTGTATAAAACAACGACAAACCCTTCTGTCGCTACCGGTGATGGTATTGCTATGACCTATCGGGCAAAAGGACATGTTCAACAAATGGAGTTTGTTCAGTTCCACCCTACCGCCTTATATCAAAGAGGACATGAAGGGAATGCATTCCTAATTACCGAAGCAATGCGCGGATCTGGTGCTATTCTTAGAAATAGTAAAGGGGAAGACTTTGTAAAAAGATATGATGATAGAGGATCTTTAGCTCCTAGAGACATTGTTGCTCGTGCTATTGACTCTGAAATGAAGAAGGAAGGTAAAGAACATGTTTGGTTAGATGCATCAGTCATTGATGAAGCCGAACTGAAAAGTCATTTCCCTTCTATCTATAGTCATTGTCAGAAATTAGGGATAGACATTACCAAAGAATATATTCCGGTTGCCCCTGCCTCTCATTATTTATGTGGAGGAATTGTGGTAAATACTAAAGCGGAGACTTCTATTAATAACTTGTTGGCCTGTGGAGAATGTACTTGTACAGGTTTACATGGTGCTAATCGTTTAGCTTCAAATTCGTTATTAGAAGCCGCTGTATATGCACATGAAGCTTTTGTTACTGCAACACAACTTGTAGAACTAACACAGTGGATGGAACAGATACCAGATTGGAACAAAGACGGTACAACTGTTCCTGAAGAAATGGTTTTGATTAACCAATCTAGAAGTGATCTTCAAAGAGTAATGTCGAATTATGTGGGTATTGTTAGATCCAACGAACGTTTACGTCGTGCTTTCAAGCGTACTGCCTTAATTTACGAAGAGACAGAAGAACTGTACAAAAGAACAGAGATTTCTCAACCTCTTTGTGAGCTAAGAAACATGATTACAATCTGTTACTTGGTCATTAGCGGAGCAAAGGAAAGACATCAAAATATTGGTTTACATTATTCTATTGATTTTGAATAA
- the nirD gene encoding nitrite reductase small subunit NirD encodes MIFENKTIEEVDVWVNAGHVDDFPEDGGSNILYEGEQIAIFKFSTLNKWFATQNLCPHKKQMILSRGMLGTEGETPKVACPYHKKTFSLETGENLNGCEDTIQTYPVKVENDTVFVGLYEKK; translated from the coding sequence ATGATTTTTGAAAATAAAACAATCGAAGAAGTAGATGTTTGGGTAAATGCCGGTCATGTAGACGATTTCCCAGAAGACGGAGGTTCTAATATTCTATATGAAGGAGAACAAATCGCCATCTTTAAATTCTCTACTTTAAACAAGTGGTTCGCCACTCAAAATCTTTGTCCCCACAAAAAGCAGATGATCCTCTCTAGAGGTATGCTAGGCACCGAAGGGGAAACACCTAAAGTAGCTTGCCCTTATCATAAAAAGACCTTTTCTCTGGAAACTGGAGAAAATCTTAACGGATGCGAAGACACTATCCAAACCTACCCTGTAAAGGTAGAAAACGATACCGTATTCGTGGGACTTTACGAGAAAAAATAG
- the nirB gene encoding nitrite reductase large subunit NirB: MTKIVIVGNGMVSYKLCEKLVEKKSAASITVIGEEPRPAYDRVHLSAYFEDANADKLSMASRDWYSENGIELVTSEKVSHIDRDNKQVTTHNNSTYSYDYLVLATGSAAFVPPIKGVDKKGVFVYRTIEDLEMMMAYGKKVSSAAVLGGGLLGLEAAKAALDMNLKTSVVEFAPRLMPRQLDEVGGELLKSKMEDLGVEILLGKATSQIAGDDSMTGMDFSDDTSLDVEMLIISAGIRPRDELGKEAGLEVAERGGFVVNSLMQTNDPEIFAIGECASYENMIYGLVAPGYDMAEVVAEQIANENKEYKFEGFDMSTKLKLIGVDVASFGDPFCDNVPHSPISIADQQAGVYKRLNISEDGKKLLGGILIGDADDYNMLHQMYINEMALPPHPVDLIAKGSGEGGAAIGVDALPDTAQVCSCENVSKGDICCSIQDDGVTDINGIKKATKAGTGCGGCLPMVNNILEDTLKKMGATIRKEICEHFEYTRQELFDLIKVNEIKTYDELLAKYGKGAGCETCKPAVASLLASIWNELILNQATIQDTNDRFLANIQKGGSYSVVPRIPGGEITPDKLIVIGEVAKEFDLYTKITGGQRIDLFGATLNDLPLIWERLINAGFESGHAYGKSLRTVKSCVGSTWCRFGLHDSVGFAIEIENRYKGLRSPHKLKGGVSGCIRECAEARGKDFGVIATEKGWNLYVGGNGGANPKHAVLLAGDISKEEVVRYLDRYLMFYIKTAEPLQRTAPWQEKLEGGIDYLKQVIVEDSLGIGQQLEDDMEILIANYSCEWKEAINNPKIRKRFAHFSNTDQDDPNQKFKRERGQRFPVAW; this comes from the coding sequence ATGACAAAAATAGTAATAGTAGGAAACGGTATGGTAAGCTATAAGTTATGCGAGAAACTTGTAGAAAAGAAGAGTGCCGCTTCTATCACTGTCATAGGCGAAGAACCACGTCCAGCATACGATAGAGTACATTTAAGTGCTTATTTTGAGGACGCTAATGCAGACAAACTTTCTATGGCCTCAAGAGATTGGTACTCAGAAAATGGTATCGAGCTCGTTACATCTGAAAAAGTATCTCATATAGATAGAGATAATAAACAAGTAACTACGCACAATAATTCTACGTACTCTTACGATTACTTAGTTTTAGCTACGGGTAGTGCAGCTTTTGTCCCTCCTATTAAAGGTGTAGATAAAAAAGGTGTATTTGTTTATAGAACAATAGAGGACTTAGAAATGATGATGGCTTATGGTAAAAAAGTATCATCTGCAGCTGTTTTAGGTGGTGGTCTTTTAGGTCTTGAAGCGGCTAAAGCTGCTTTGGACATGAATCTAAAGACTTCGGTAGTCGAATTTGCCCCTCGTTTAATGCCAAGACAATTAGACGAAGTAGGCGGTGAACTACTAAAAAGTAAAATGGAAGATTTAGGCGTTGAAATTCTTTTAGGTAAAGCTACTTCTCAAATTGCAGGAGATGACAGCATGACTGGAATGGATTTCTCTGACGACACTTCTTTAGACGTTGAGATGTTAATTATCTCAGCGGGTATTCGTCCAAGAGATGAATTAGGTAAAGAGGCAGGCTTAGAAGTAGCAGAAAGAGGCGGTTTTGTAGTCAACTCTCTAATGCAAACGAACGATCCTGAAATTTTTGCCATTGGCGAATGTGCATCTTATGAAAATATGATTTACGGTTTAGTTGCTCCAGGTTATGATATGGCTGAAGTAGTGGCTGAACAAATCGCTAATGAAAACAAAGAATATAAATTCGAAGGATTTGATATGTCAACTAAACTGAAATTAATCGGTGTTGATGTAGCAAGTTTTGGTGATCCATTCTGTGATAATGTACCTCACTCTCCTATCTCAATTGCTGACCAACAAGCAGGTGTGTATAAGAGATTGAACATTAGCGAAGATGGAAAGAAATTATTAGGCGGTATTCTAATTGGTGATGCTGATGATTACAATATGTTACATCAGATGTATATCAATGAGATGGCTTTACCTCCACATCCAGTAGATCTTATCGCTAAAGGTAGCGGTGAAGGTGGTGCTGCAATTGGTGTGGACGCACTTCCTGATACTGCACAAGTTTGTTCTTGTGAAAACGTTTCTAAAGGCGACATCTGTTGTTCAATTCAAGACGATGGTGTTACTGATATCAACGGTATTAAAAAAGCGACAAAAGCAGGCACAGGTTGTGGTGGATGTTTACCCATGGTGAACAATATCCTTGAAGATACTTTAAAGAAAATGGGTGCTACTATCCGTAAGGAAATCTGTGAGCACTTCGAATATACTCGTCAGGAACTATTTGATTTGATTAAAGTAAATGAAATCAAAACTTACGACGAATTATTAGCTAAATATGGTAAAGGTGCAGGTTGTGAAACTTGTAAGCCTGCTGTAGCTTCTCTTTTAGCTTCTATTTGGAATGAATTAATTCTTAATCAAGCTACTATTCAAGATACCAACGATCGATTCCTTGCTAATATCCAAAAAGGCGGATCGTATTCAGTTGTACCTCGTATTCCTGGTGGGGAAATCACTCCAGATAAATTAATTGTAATTGGTGAGGTCGCTAAAGAATTTGATCTATACACTAAGATTACTGGTGGTCAGAGAATCGACTTATTCGGTGCTACATTAAATGATCTTCCTTTGATTTGGGAACGATTAATTAATGCTGGTTTTGAATCTGGTCACGCCTACGGTAAATCTCTTAGAACGGTAAAAAGTTGTGTAGGTAGTACATGGTGTAGATTTGGCCTTCACGACTCTGTTGGATTTGCTATTGAAATCGAAAACAGATACAAAGGCCTTCGTTCTCCACATAAATTAAAAGGTGGTGTATCGGGTTGTATTCGTGAGTGTGCTGAAGCTAGAGGTAAAGACTTTGGTGTTATTGCTACAGAAAAAGGATGGAACTTATATGTTGGTGGTAATGGCGGCGCCAACCCTAAACATGCGGTTCTTTTAGCAGGTGATATCTCTAAAGAAGAAGTAGTAAGATACTTGGATAGATACTTAATGTTCTATATCAAAACTGCAGAACCATTACAAAGAACGGCCCCTTGGCAAGAAAAACTTGAAGGTGGTATCGATTACTTAAAACAAGTAATTGTAGAAGATTCTTTAGGTATTGGTCAGCAACTTGAAGATGATATGGAAATCTTAATTGCTAACTACAGCTGTGAGTGGAAAGAAGCAATAAACAATCCTAAGATCAGAAAGCGTTTTGCTCACTTTAGCAATACTGATCAAGACGATCCAAACCAAAAGTTCAAGAGAGAAAGAGGACAACGTTTCCCTGTTGCTTGGTAA
- a CDS encoding molybdopterin molybdotransferase MoeA — translation MQNQLIEPVEVDKIIGEVSLNLKIEEVDLVHSLGRTLAEDIFADRDFPPFHRVAMDGVGIHSSQLGKTDKIFEVEGVQAAGSPQLTLENRENCLEVMTGSVLPLNAEVVIPYEWTEKVEGGVKILDFKNAQMMSNVHQKGSDKAEGEVLIKAGKEISSSEIGILATVGKSKVKVFVRPKIAVIATGDELVGVDDTPNDYQIRMSNCYSLKATLSENGFDSEIFHLTDDKEELLIKIKNIKEQFDVLVFSGGVSKGKFDFLPEVFESLGIKKQFHGVKQRPGKPFWFGKSDKQVVFALPGNPVSTYLCSNRYMIPWLNSQLKKEKYLPSKAILDKDFKFNKPLTFFLQVETFYKEDGLLYANPISGGGSGDLAKLSAANAFIELNAEVNEYKKGQQYTVWFYKK, via the coding sequence ATGCAAAATCAATTGATAGAACCTGTAGAGGTGGATAAGATAATAGGTGAAGTTTCACTTAATTTAAAAATTGAAGAGGTCGATTTGGTTCATTCTTTAGGAAGAACTTTAGCGGAAGATATTTTTGCCGATAGAGATTTTCCTCCATTTCATCGTGTGGCTATGGACGGTGTAGGCATTCACTCTTCTCAATTAGGTAAAACAGATAAGATTTTTGAGGTAGAAGGTGTGCAAGCAGCAGGAAGCCCTCAATTGACTTTAGAAAATAGAGAAAACTGTCTGGAAGTGATGACGGGTTCTGTATTGCCTTTAAATGCAGAAGTAGTGATCCCTTACGAATGGACAGAAAAAGTGGAAGGAGGAGTAAAGATACTTGACTTTAAAAATGCTCAGATGATGAGTAATGTCCATCAAAAGGGATCGGATAAAGCTGAAGGAGAGGTGCTGATTAAAGCAGGAAAAGAAATATCTTCTTCAGAAATTGGTATTCTTGCAACAGTAGGGAAGTCAAAAGTAAAAGTATTTGTTCGTCCTAAAATTGCGGTCATTGCTACAGGCGATGAATTAGTGGGAGTGGATGATACACCGAATGATTATCAGATAAGAATGTCGAATTGTTATTCTCTAAAAGCAACGTTGTCAGAGAATGGATTTGATTCAGAAATTTTTCATCTTACTGATGATAAAGAAGAGTTATTGATCAAGATCAAAAATATCAAAGAACAATTTGATGTATTAGTGTTTAGTGGAGGAGTATCAAAAGGTAAATTTGATTTTCTACCAGAAGTGTTTGAATCATTAGGTATTAAAAAACAGTTTCATGGAGTGAAACAAAGACCTGGAAAGCCCTTCTGGTTTGGAAAGTCGGATAAGCAGGTGGTGTTTGCTTTACCTGGTAATCCAGTTTCTACCTATTTATGTTCTAATAGATATATGATTCCTTGGTTAAATTCACAATTAAAAAAAGAAAAGTACTTGCCATCTAAGGCAATTCTAGATAAAGATTTTAAATTTAATAAACCATTGACATTCTTCTTACAAGTGGAGACTTTTTATAAGGAAGATGGTTTACTTTATGCGAATCCTATTTCAGGTGGAGGTTCTGGCGATTTGGCGAAATTATCTGCAGCAAATGCTTTTATCGAGCTAAATGCAGAAGTAAATGAGTATAAAAAGGGACAACAATATACCGTATGGTTTTATAAAAAATAG
- a CDS encoding DUF4345 domain-containing protein — protein sequence MNIKKIYLLFFATTLSVIALMYGLFPDWLISNFLILPENVSTDAAHILRAVTGLYLALVGWVYYSAMSNRFINETIFITGLFCAGLGVGRLFSIIIDGIPSPLLVIYVLMEIAIVPLVYFLLKDTKKTVLQSA from the coding sequence ATGAATATTAAAAAGATCTATCTATTGTTTTTTGCTACCACATTATCTGTTATCGCTTTAATGTATGGCTTATTCCCCGATTGGTTAATATCAAATTTCTTAATTTTACCAGAAAATGTTTCAACTGATGCTGCTCATATTTTGAGAGCAGTTACAGGATTGTACCTTGCTTTAGTTGGATGGGTGTATTATAGTGCAATGTCAAATCGATTTATTAATGAAACCATTTTTATAACAGGTCTATTTTGTGCTGGCTTAGGGGTAGGTCGGTTATTCAGTATAATTATTGACGGAATACCTTCTCCATTATTGGTTATTTATGTTTTAATGGAAATTGCAATAGTTCCATTAGTGTATTTTTTATTAAAAGATACTAAGAAAACAGTTTTACAATCAGCATAA
- a CDS encoding DUF6249 domain-containing protein, translating to MQYGFGVLFETINYLAFFAAVTFSYFYYMKFRNQERMSLIERGVDVSEIYKKPEGKKNFPWITLAFFIMFVGIGIALSIFVSIANDLHKQIGVPLGFAICLISGSIGLLIGRKKEKKEDQ from the coding sequence ATGCAATACGGATTCGGCGTATTATTCGAAACAATCAATTATCTGGCATTCTTCGCTGCAGTAACTTTTTCCTATTTCTATTATATGAAATTTAGAAATCAGGAACGAATGTCCTTAATAGAAAGAGGGGTTGATGTTTCTGAAATTTATAAAAAACCTGAGGGCAAAAAGAATTTCCCTTGGATCACTTTAGCTTTCTTTATCATGTTTGTTGGTATAGGAATAGCTTTAAGTATTTTCGTTTCTATTGCCAATGATCTTCATAAACAGATTGGCGTGCCTTTAGGGTTTGCCATTTGCCTTATATCAGGGTCAATTGGATTACTTATAGGCAGAAAAAAAGAAAAGAAAGAAGATCAGTAA
- a CDS encoding NTP transferase domain-containing protein — MKKHQKHAKLTRKNIGNFAANEIAIMGTTCGEIKKFAGAVASNLPHRNPAFLDMDHKTDEEELEKSFYGDVHLQVTDKIKFHRLDVKSNYNNFEKRQLFNTSDILIVNGNHYEASEQLLFIDDRKPLIKKIQKVKKPIGIVFPEGQTSIPQEVLDVLPELNDLPKWSIEKEGTIKEVADYIDQYYKKPTLKGLVLVGGKSTRMGKDKSTLKYHDVPQWQYAKNLLIKYCKEVYLSTAHDSNAFEDQKTISDKFIGLGPMGGILSAFQEDPNAAWVVIACDLPLLSEKTLDDLVNQRDTSKYATSFKSPSLDFPEPLICIWEPRSYGKLLEYLSWGYSCPRKVLINSDINLLIPEFEEELTNANTLEEYKKIKSEI; from the coding sequence ATGAAAAAACATCAGAAACACGCCAAACTAACCCGTAAAAATATAGGAAACTTTGCTGCAAATGAAATTGCCATAATGGGCACAACCTGTGGTGAAATTAAAAAGTTTGCTGGTGCAGTAGCTTCAAACCTTCCTCATAGAAATCCTGCCTTTTTGGACATGGATCACAAAACAGATGAAGAAGAATTAGAGAAGTCATTTTATGGTGATGTTCATTTACAGGTTACAGATAAGATAAAATTTCACCGATTAGATGTAAAGTCGAACTACAATAACTTCGAAAAAAGACAGTTATTCAATACTTCAGATATCTTGATTGTAAATGGAAATCATTACGAAGCTTCAGAACAATTATTGTTTATTGATGATCGTAAGCCATTAATCAAGAAAATTCAAAAGGTGAAAAAGCCCATTGGTATTGTTTTTCCAGAAGGGCAAACATCTATTCCTCAAGAAGTACTTGATGTTCTCCCAGAACTAAATGATTTACCAAAATGGTCCATTGAAAAAGAGGGAACGATAAAAGAGGTTGCTGACTACATCGATCAATATTACAAAAAGCCCACTTTAAAAGGTTTAGTACTTGTAGGTGGAAAATCTACTCGAATGGGAAAAGATAAATCCACATTAAAGTACCACGATGTACCTCAGTGGCAATATGCCAAGAACCTTTTGATTAAGTATTGTAAGGAAGTATATCTTTCAACAGCGCATGATTCCAATGCCTTCGAAGATCAAAAGACAATATCAGACAAGTTTATTGGACTAGGACCAATGGGAGGAATTTTATCGGCCTTTCAAGAAGATCCTAATGCTGCATGGGTGGTCATTGCTTGTGATTTACCTCTATTATCAGAGAAAACCCTGGATGATTTGGTCAATCAGAGAGACACCTCAAAATATGCTACCTCATTTAAGAGCCCAAGTTTAGATTTTCCTGAACCATTGATCTGTATTTGGGAACCTAGATCTTACGGAAAGCTGTTAGAATATTTAAGTTGGGGATATTCATGTCCAAGGAAAGTACTCATTAATAGCGATATAAATTTACTTATTCCTGAATTTGAAGAGGAATTGACGAATGCCAACACTCTTGAGGAATACAAGAAAATTAAATCAGAGATATAA
- a CDS encoding DUF7009 family protein encodes MKLRLLDNSIRLRLNKEDIDELYREGEVYTTSQLGATSFVYGVKSIERGEMSAEMQGNKLQFLLTVDQIKEWVDTSTVGFSSVQENADGSSLKLLIEKDFKCLTDRDEDESKNFENPNSTC; translated from the coding sequence ATGAAATTAAGATTATTAGATAACAGTATCCGTCTTCGTCTAAACAAAGAGGATATTGACGAGCTATATAGAGAAGGTGAGGTTTATACGACTTCCCAACTAGGTGCAACCTCTTTTGTTTATGGAGTAAAATCTATTGAAAGAGGAGAGATGTCTGCAGAAATGCAAGGGAATAAACTTCAGTTTTTACTAACTGTTGATCAGATCAAAGAATGGGTGGACACTTCTACAGTTGGTTTTTCATCTGTTCAAGAAAATGCTGATGGATCTTCTCTTAAATTATTGATCGAAAAAGACTTTAAATGTCTGACAGATAGAGATGAGGATGAAAGTAAGAACTTTGAGAATCCAAATTCTACTTGTTAG
- the moaC gene encoding cyclic pyranopterin monophosphate synthase MoaC, producing the protein MKDQEEKNTTLTHLDKEGNPSMVDVGEKNITTRVAIAQSIVEFPLEVAQTIQKQDNLTKKGSIFQTAIIAGIMGTKKTSELIPLCHPLPLDKCNIEIEWTSKTSLLIKSTAKVTSKTGVEMEALTGATVAALTIYDMCKALSQDIIIKETKLYHKSGGKTDFNR; encoded by the coding sequence ATGAAAGATCAAGAAGAAAAAAACACTACACTTACACATTTAGATAAAGAAGGCAACCCTTCTATGGTAGATGTAGGTGAAAAAAATATTACCACCAGAGTAGCTATTGCTCAATCTATTGTTGAATTTCCACTTGAAGTCGCACAGACTATTCAAAAACAGGATAATCTTACGAAAAAAGGGTCTATTTTTCAAACTGCAATCATTGCAGGCATCATGGGAACGAAAAAAACTTCTGAATTAATCCCATTATGTCATCCTTTACCACTCGACAAATGTAATATTGAGATCGAATGGACTTCTAAAACATCCCTATTAATTAAGAGTACTGCAAAGGTAACATCAAAGACAGGGGTGGAAATGGAAGCACTCACTGGTGCTACAGTAGCAGCGTTAACTATTTATGATATGTGTAAGGCTTTATCCCAAGACATCATCATTAAAGAGACCAAGTTATACCACAAATCGGGAGGAAAAACAGACTTCAACAGATAA